The genome window tttaacagaaaaataaatggatgaccaaattggttaaatttttcaaagtcgggggacttaattggtcaaggAAAAttattgaggaccaaattggtaaattcgtaatagtcgagggactattttgataataaactctttttttaaagtttaaataacttaaagttttcaaaacggaaagtgtaattaatttttttaagttttaaaataattttcagttaataagtaatatccttttcctttttcaatttgcataatttccgtttccttttccattagaatctttttatattttcaatcaattagtaatatcaatttttcttttccattttatctttactattgtttggcgggaatttcacaaatgatgattttatttttattaatagtagtctagatatagaagtatagataagtattcgaattattattattggtgtaaataataattaatatataaaattacgcagaatttgtttccattatttttcagaattatagtggtttaattattctcaaaatttggtaaataaaattttgtaaccaATTAaaggttactaattttttttaccaattaattaataatattagtttgtgcgtgAAAGTTGAAGGgaaagattttacttttattaatagttttgatacgtgaatatagaaataatattaccaattaatagacagtagttaatttcaattattttacattttcttaccaaataagctttattaattatttgaccactaaaatatttaattaattgactacaaaagtttggacgGAAAAATGAGATagaaggattttacttttatatatagtatagagtaatagtattgatacgtgaatatagaaataatattatcagTTAATAGATATCagttaattttcattattttacatttttcgtaccaaataagctttattaattatttgaccaataaaatatttaattaattgattacaaaagtttgggcgagAAAATGAGATAAGAGGATTTTActtctatatataatatagattgaATTTACACTGTTATGAATTATCGAACAACCAACTTTATTTAAATGGAAAAAAGGTTCAAATTGACTCCTAAGTTAAATGGATAGTGCAGTTGAGTCCTCTAAGTAAAAAAGGTCTATTTAAATCTCTTAAACAGgttaaaaagttcaattaaatctaaaattaCTTATTTGACAAGTTGGTGATTTCTAATGTTGACATGTGTCACgcttttttaacttttattttctgtgcttttttctttttgctcttttttttttattttaattttttaatttcttcatatAATCCTACTGCTGGTGGCTGTTCTCATACTGCATTCAAGACAACCACGACTGTCCTTGAATGCAGATAGTCAtgactttctaaaaaaaaattaaaaattttaaattttttagacAACCATGactttatttgaaattttttttttagatggcCATGATCGTCATTTAGATTAATTGTGGTTGCCGCACAGCCTAAATGACGGCCGTGACTATTATCGGAGAACCATGGTTGTGCTTGATTGAAGACAACCATGGTTGTCAAacaaatttctaaatttttgaatttttttaggCTCTCTCAGACGGCCCTGGCTGTCTTTTAGGACATCCGAGGCTGCTGGAGAGCCACAACCATCATTGTACACCAATTGGGTTTCTATAGTTCAgttcttgtatatatacatacgcaAAATTgggaggaaaaaataaatatataaatagataaatatacgAACTTATGGaactgaaaaagaaaaatggaaactATATACAATCATACACacaaaactatatataaaaaaaaacatagaaacATATTACCGTAGTTTAGTGATGATGGAAAGCTGACAAATTAATCGTAGGAGCTTGAAGAAAGTTTGGAATATATAAagatatttttgaaataataaaaaacagCTATCTCGAATGGGCTAAGAATAGCTAATACCAATGAAGCATTAGGAATGATTATTTTCATTGCAAAGGAATAGTGAATACCgtgaaattatatttctttatatataaaacCGAACCAAACAGCGGAATAGATCTATTCTATAGAATGATATTCTATTCTCAATAGATTCCAAGAACCAAACAtcacattattattttacttttatatattttttagaatttatttaattaggtgAATTTATTTAGAACTATAAATCTAATAATAGTATcgtactttatttatttatttattaaaaaatcgTGTTAAGTACAATTAACTTTATAGAAAGAAGggattgaataaaaataaaaataaaggaagaaaagTGGAAAAACTGGGCATGGGAATGGCGGAAAAATTGACCAGTTGGAAGAGTGAGGAAGGTGGATGGTGCCGGTGGGTCCCACTCAAATGACGACACGAAGTGTTATTAATTGTAAGTAAACACTTTTTTGTAGTCTtcatttgtaaattgtaattttaattgtgACAAAAAAGTTGCTTTGGTTGGTGGGCCCTACGAGGTCCCCAATAATTGACACACTTGTGTCTAACGTAATTATTGCTGATTGTGATTTACAAGTCCCCCTATGGATTCGCCGTTGCCGCTCTCCACCCTTAGATTCATCTCTTTTCTCTTCAATGTGCATCCAAATTCAGTGTTAATTTGTGAGTATTTCATTGAATCtgaattagttttaattattttttgttgttgatatATTAACGCCTCTCCACAGGTAGATTAAGCCTTGACTCTACGCGTTATTACACTATTTATATCTAAGTAGAGAAGATTTGTAATGTTATTCTAGactcttaaaaataataatttttcaatttcttgAATATCTCAGATTAGTTAAGAAGTTCACCATTTGTTTCCTTCACTAAAATATGAAAAACTTTCACAAAGGTTTATGTGTGATCAAATTTCTACATTCCAAAAAGGAGGCTCCCAAGTCACAATGATGAATATTAAATAACCTATGTAcaaaaaatttgatttaaaatattataaaagcaATATTGTATCGTTCTTTTCAATTGTTCTCttaatatattagtatataatttgtttttttttattatataaatattaccattGTGAGAACAATCAATTTATAAAcaggaataatatatatatatatccttataAACTCATAAAGTCACATGACCTGTTTCAGTGCAAAAACTTGTGAAGGTTTGCGAACTGCACGAATACCCTTCATGGATGGGTGTTGGATACATGACCACCTCTAGCTGGTAACATATTGAAACACGAATCTTTATTTTtgacattaattttattttatattattgattgatCATTAACTGTAAAATAGTTAtgacagatattgcattgtaacagagtcgatagtactaaaaaactgtaaaaaaaattgtgtctgagtttaaaaatttatgtacatttattttaatgttactTTACTTTTTCATTGAAAGTTGATGGGTTACTTAGCTAATTAATGGTACCTAATAATTATAAGATATGTTTTAGAGGGAAtttagaaaggaaaaaaattaagatgATTAAGAAACATTTTTTGCAAGTACTTTGTGGTCTGATGATATTaatgttaccattccaaacggAAGGTCTCAGGTTTGAGTTCCATCCCAATCAAGGATGTTGGCATACTATTTATAGGTTAGATTGTAGTACTAAAGAAAAAAGATCTTTccttattttataatataagtaGAAAATTCATTTTGggtcacaaaaaaaaagtaaaaaattcatTTTGGGTCACAAAAATTTACAGGGGGCCAGGTGGACTCGTATTTTAAATGTTGATGTTGTTCTGAGGCATGACTtagatacacaatttacatactaaatatttataatttacctttaaaaattcacactttgtatactacaaacacacaatgttaatatatatgcaattgattatcttgttttgtattcacaagttattttcaaatactACACTCACACAATATTAAAAGATTAGAATTTGATGATCCTgtattgtattcacaaattctcttatatttgttttgacttagaaacataatttatattctaaagagttacaattttaatataatattaaaaatacacagTTTAGGACCATAGTCCATTTTACAAGGTGAACTATAATCCCCGGTATAACAACTCCCATCAAATCTGTGGTTGATGTCATTATTTTACTGATTCTAGTATTTGGGTGTGCCTAAAAGCAAagcaaataaaaatcaaagaatcaACGCCATGCCCTTTGCCTACGtttcatttttattacttaaattACATGGCCATCGCTTTCCCAATCTCGTCACCCTCACTCACTGCCCCACTCCAAAAGCAACGCTAATATTTATTACCTAATTCTATACCTCTAGCACTGCGTTTGGTTTCCTCAATCTCCTTATGGACAAAACGGAAAactccgtttttttttttttttttttaatgatcatgacttttattctttttctcGTCACCTCTGATTGATTTCCAATGTGCTAGCATGATGCCTATGTTACATAACCATGATGCTTAATGCGTGTGACTTTGAAACCCAAATCGATATATGGAATGTAGTTGAGTGAAAGAGANGACAAAACGGAAAactccgtttttttttttttttttttaatgatcatgacttttattctttttctcGTCACCTCTGATTGATTTCCAATGTGCTAGCATGATGCCTATGTTACATAACCATGATGCTTAATGCGTGTGACTTTGAAACCCAAATCGATATATGGAATGTAGTTGAGTGAAAGAGATTCATATTTATCCTTAACCAAACGTCAAGGGTTCAATCGTTAACTTTGGATATGGAACAGTCTATTGAGTACAGTCAATGTGCAAAggtaatatttatactgaaaaaatataatgctaaataggaataaagtgtttattacttaGAAAAACGTAATATTTTTTAGGacaagtgtaatacttttatattctaatgtaaaagtaattttttttttatcaaaagtattatattttctcttataagtaatgctgacaagtgtttgttatttataaagaaaaatataatacttttgatgaaaatgtaatactttaacaacaagatgtaaaagtattacatttttcttcaaaaatattacattttcacattTAAGTAATACacacttattaagttattattgatttagtattacatttaatattataagtaaaataaaagtttttgcCAAACAAAAAaagcagttcttatatcgtggaccgcggtccacaatgcattgtggaccgtgatcccaaaacgacgtcgtttcagtaagtgggagacggggtccgtaattgacactacagttcatctcaaaagatattgtcttacatttgttttgatattatcgaatgaaactgtagttatatcgaaatgtaactgtagttgtgttgaaatgtaactgcagtgtatatgaactgatactgaataacagtttcacttttgtgttttatattatcgaatgaaactgtagttatatcgaaatgtaactgtagttgtgttgaaatgtaactgcagtgtatatgaactgatactgaataacagtttcacatttgtgtttttatattatcgaatgaaattgtagttatatcaaaatgtaactgtagttgtgttgaaatgtaactgcagttgtgttgaaatgtaactgcagtgtatatgaactgaaagtgagtggcgcgaattcattcgtctattttcattaatcaaaacgacgtcgttttgatttgcggtccacaatgcattgtggaccacggtccacgatataatttgcgcaaaAAAAGGTATGAGtaaatataatttctattttcttaattctcatttttttatttcttaattaataaagattccttaaattaaaaaaaaaaaaaaaagggagaataATAGAACCcgtacatttttaattaatatatatttttaaattcaatcttGCTTTCCTTCCCTACCAAACACAACCTTACACTCCAAGGTGATGCAAATATAAACGGCTGAGATTCACTCCCCACCTTTCATTTTCCTCCCCACTCCACTCAAGAACTCCCCCCCTAAAGAAGAGAAGATCGAGTATTAGAAAACACAgattcctcaaaaaaaaaaacaaagatgcTGGGGAAGCGAGGTCGGCCTCCGTTCCGGCGAACCGCCAGCATGACGGGGATCACCTTCGATTTGGGAAACGACGTCGAAGAGGGTCGGCCTCCGGCGCTCTTTGTAGATGATGGGTTCAAGCCTTTAGAGCAAGGGCCGTCGTCGGAGCGGCAGAACGCCGCGGTGGTGCCGAACGGGAACGGGTATGACCTCCAGTACACGGCCATGATTTCGCCGAGATACTACGCCGCTTGGAGGGCCTCCGGCGATGGTTACAATATACAGACGGCTGATTTCTTGAGGAGTTGCGGCCTTTGCAACCGCCGGTTGACTCCCGGCCGTGACATCTATATGTACaggttcgaaaaaaaaaaatccactgCTCTCTCTTCAATTCCTtccagaatttttttaaaagctaAAATTAGAGGAATCTgatttattttcaataaaaatacCATAAGAATAAATacaagcaaaataaaaaaaaatcaataattaagaaattaattataccaaACGTCAAGGGTTCGATCCTTAGTTTTGGGTATGGAGCATCTTAAATCTCTAGGTCAGCTGTCCCACCTAGAAGTGCCTACAATCCAGCGAGGGGTTAGTCACTGTGTTTGACGGTAAAGACCCTGGGttacatccaaaaaaaaattatgtactgtGATAATACCAttattaccatttcaaatgaATGGCCAGAAAATCAACCTAGGTAGCGggttaaaaaaatgtttgaagaaattttttttaaaaatactatcttgtaaagaaaaacttataTTTCCTCATTATATTCTAGACTCATGTTAATAAGTGATGTATGGTTGATTACATTATTGCTCATCCaagattaattatatatatatatatataaaagtccaTAATCAAGTGAAAAGTGACCTTAACCTGCGAACCTGTGAATAATTACTGAAAGATTGAATTGCACTTATTACATGATTGCACCACACCGGATATGGACAGGTTTGGGAGCAATTGCGGTGCAATCACGTAATAGTTACAGTGCAATTTTTCAGTAGTTCGCAAGTTAATGATGGTTTGaacatgattattattattataattctattatatatatatatatatatatatatatatatatatatatatatatatatattctcttgcTTTCTTTGTGgaacaattatataataatcataGTTGTGGCTATAAAATAGGCACTGTAAATAATTAATGTCTTTTCATCTATGTTTGACCTACTaggtaaattaattaaaattgttgtaTTATTGTTACGTGTATAGGGGTGACACAGCATTTTGTAGTCAAGAATGTCGGGAACAACAAATGAAGCAAGACGAAAGAAAGGAgaagtgcaaagtgaagctgGGGAGCAAGGGCGAAAACCACCACAATCTTTCTGAAATCTCCACCGCTAATTCAGACGCTGCTGCCGCCTCCGGCAAGAACGAGACGGTGGCGGCTGCCTAAACAACGTAACTGCCACCGTGCAAGCTATGGTGTAAcgatatgtatgtatgtatgtatgtatatatacgtacGTCGTACGTTTCCATGCACGCAACGTAACAGCGCTTAGTTTTACCAtgatgagcatatatatatatatatatacgagtAATTATTAATAAGTATGGTGTGGGTAATTAATTAAGGCTTTATTATATTGCGTTAATTTTCATGCAAGGATTATCACTTTGTGTCTCCAACGTTTGCACTTGTTGTACCAAAGGTAATGTAGCTAGTACTTCGATCGATCTCCCTGTGGTTAATCATTAATGTGATGAAATCTAATGTCAAATTAGTACAGTGATGTACGTAGAATGGACCACTGAATCTTTTGCATATTTTTTCTTAATGCATGTGGATGGCTATGTGAGATTTCATATTGTACTCCGTATAAAATTTCATATGGCCTGAAGTACAATTTTAATACCATAGATCAATAGTCATCTTGTATTGTGGATCTTAATCTAAAAATTGTGTTTGTAGACTGCAAGATGACCTAGTACATGTAATTAATAAtgtctatatataattaaattgaaggcacataacatgGTACGTAACTATATAGACACATAACATAGTAattataaacacataatatgttaattgtaaatacataatacgttaaaatattatgtgtacgCACTTAGcgtaggctctgtttggcacgTCTAGCTGAAAgctaaaattgaaaagctagaagtaattgaaattaaattgtttggaaaaatcaattgtttaattagttgaagtgtaaaaaaataaaagaataaactaagatatattaggattttgattaatgaacgGTAGATggtatcatttttaaaaattaataatgataaaaaaggaagaaaaagtaaaaaaaaaatcatagcttattttaaaaccTTACTTGTGGTAGCTTCTCAAAATAAGCgagtattattttaatctctCAATGTTTTACCAAAATAAATtctaccaaacagagccatttatacacatttatatattgtatatgcatgtaaaatttttaattaaattattactctgtatttataaaatgaatagTATGCAATAAACTGAATGCTCGCCTCACTTTAGGTCAAAGATGGGTGCCTAAAAACtttattatcaataatagaGTGATTACGTGATTACCAAGTAGTTAATGCAGAacttttcaattaattaaaacatgACTAATTGTCAATTCTTATTCTTAGCTAGCCATATCCTAGGCGCATTACCTTACCTTAGCACATTGCTTCCGTGGTTTGAGCAACCCACATCAAATTGATGAATCTAAATAACAAAGTTAACACAAACAAACATTCAAAAAGATCAGAATTAATGAATGGATGGGGAAGGCTTGTAGTCGTAGAAGTTTTGTTTGTATAAAGTTTTATATAGAGCAACATATACATTAATGGAGTACACATTGATGGGAACATGGGACCTCGCGAGTCCATTTAATTGGAAAAGTTTGGCCTAACCGTTCAAGTGAGGTGCTGGCTCAATAAGAACAATGAAAATCTATTGGGTTAAAGAAAGAATGACGTTTAGAGCAAAATATTATAAGGAATTGTTACTAGGGAGTATCAAATTCACAACTTCAAACATAATAACACAAGTTCCAAACCACCAAGTCACTCAAAATCTTGTATACCAAAGGTTAGGAAACTCCATTTATGCATAAGAGTGTGTTGGAAGCAAAAAGTGGGGGGACAAGTGTGTGACCAAGAATGAAGGTTGTCAGATGTTGTCCATTTGTCAACCATCCGTGAGTCCTTTAACAATATAAATAGGCACCTTTAATTTCCCTCCCTTTAAAAGGCATTATATTACTTGGCTCACCAAACTCCTTCTCGTCTATTGGGCTTGGTCTTCTCTCTCCTGTCGGCATGCCAAGTTCGAGTACAGTCCTGttggtaacatatttagttatattttatttattacttccCTAGCTTGTTCATTTATTGTTAGGCCTGGGTTGCCGTTTTGGGCCAGTATCTCAGACTTTGCACTACGTATTCTTTTGGGTTTAGAGCCCCGAgctaataatattactattttcctaTCCCCGTTCCTCTATACctggtttatggtggacccggtcCTGATAAAACTATAACACATTTCCAGAAGCTCGCATTTGAGCAAGGCATTCTCCTAGTGTTTTGGATGATTGGAAACTATGCCAATCGTTAACACTTTTTTCAATCAAAACCATAACAATTTAGTAACCCAAAAACCAGTATGTACAAAGCCAACCAAAGGGAGAAGGTCTCAAGCCCAAGAGAAACCCACCCGCAAGTGTCCAAGTAAGAAATTAAAGGCCCACAAAATTTTGTCAACAACACTTAGGCAAAATAACGATAAATTCCTAGGCTTTAAAGTAACCAAAACCTCGTCCAACAAGAAAAAGGATATATCCAAGCCACAACCACAAAATAACCAACAACATAACCATAATGCCACATGCACTGCTAGGTGAGAAAAACTAAAACGTCCCATTTTAGCAAAAAATTCAGCAACACAATGACAGTTCTCAGAATATGGCAAAATGACATAAGAGACACAAAAGTCAAGCAAGCTGTAAAGAGGCACATAAGCCCGTGAACTAGAACCAAAGGAGAATAGAGTGACTCACAGGCCTAAAGTAAACAAAATGACACACATAATTTAAACACATGCAATGACACatgcaaaaatttaaacaacCCCAATGACACACTGTCCTAAACCAATGCAAGACGCACATAGGCCAAAAGCAAagatatgaaggaaaaataataCACGGTCAAGAAGGCTATGGTCTGTACAATCAATACCACTATGAGCTAGTACCCTGTATTACACTAAGTAATCGTGGGCACGAACAGGATGATCTGTATCATGATCATCACTTTGAGCAAGTGCAGGAATTGTGGCCTTTAATAGCCACCAACACTAACAAACTAGGCTATTGTAAACCGGCAATAGTTGCAAGGTAGTTTGAAACTTGCCATCGTCACCACTTTGAGCAGGTGGCCAACGATATACTAAATATTCGTAGGCATCGATAGGGCAATATGGATTACCTTCACCACTTTGGGAAAGTGGCTAGTATGAACTAGAATTTTGGTTTTTACCGGCCACCAACACAGCCAGATTAGACTGTTGCAAACTATCAACAGTTGCAAAACAGTCTGAACTGTTATCACTCTTCTTTGCAAGGAGCCAACAATGTTCTAATGGACCGCAATCACAAGCGGGGATGCAAACAAAGAGAAGAATCGGCAAGGCTAGAACAATAATGTTCGAATTGTTTTATACGGCAGTTCCAGCCTGGAACCGCGCCAAgtatgtatgtttatatatatatatatatatatatatatatatatatatatgtatgtatgtatgtatgtatgtatgtatgtatatatatatatgtatatatgtgtatgtatatatgtgtatatatatatatatggaaccGCGCCACGTAtgtatgtgcatatatatatatatgtatgtatatatgtatgtatgtatgtatgtatgtatgtatatatatatatatatatatatatatatatatatatatatataaatacatacacatatacgtatatatatgcctatacatgtatatatacgtgtgtatatatgtatatatgtatatatatgtacgtgtatatatatatatatatatatatatatatatatatatatatgtgtgtgtgtatatgtatatacatacatacgtacatgtatatatatatatatacatatatatatgtatatatatatatacatacatatacacatacatacatatatatatatatgtgtgtgtatatgtatacatatgtatatatatgtgtatatatatatatgt of Ipomoea triloba cultivar NCNSP0323 chromosome 3, ASM357664v1 contains these proteins:
- the LOC116013881 gene encoding FCS-Like Zinc finger 5-like, whose protein sequence is MLGKRGRPPFRRTASMTGITFDLGNDVEEGRPPALFVDDGFKPLEQGPSSERQNAAVVPNGNGYDLQYTAMISPRYYAAWRASGDGYNIQTADFLRSCGLCNRRLTPGRDIYMYRGDTAFCSQECREQQMKQDERKEKCKVKLGSKGENHHNLSEISTANSDAAAASGKNETVAAA